One window of the Gammaproteobacteria bacterium genome contains the following:
- a CDS encoding YqcC family protein — protein MIYEQLDALLHALEEELRALSLWEHDMPSFEQLSSTEPFMIDTLDLHQWL, from the coding sequence ATGATTTATGAGCAGTTGGACGCCTTGTTGCATGCGCTTGAAGAAGAACTCAGAGCACTGTCACTATGGGAGCACGATATGCCATCCTTTGAACAGCTTTCCTCGACTGAGCCTTTTATGATCGATACTCTCGATCTGCACCAGTGGCT
- a CDS encoding RNA-binding protein encodes MKNYHSEAFSPEAVRLDKWLWAARFFKTRALARQAIEGGKVTLNDVRAKPAKTVRPGDRLVISRGSEKIEVVVKALAEQRGPAKVAVTLYEETEASQQRRARLAEERKMAAIAIQHDHRKPDKHARRKMQKFKRGDFE; translated from the coding sequence GTGAAAAATTACCATTCTGAAGCATTTTCTCCAGAAGCCGTGCGGCTAGACAAATGGCTTTGGGCAGCACGTTTTTTTAAAACGCGTGCCTTAGCGCGCCAAGCGATCGAAGGCGGGAAGGTAACGCTGAACGATGTCCGTGCCAAACCGGCAAAGACAGTGCGACCCGGCGATAGGCTTGTGATATCAAGAGGCTCTGAAAAAATTGAGGTGGTTGTCAAAGCATTGGCGGAACAACGGGGGCCAGCGAAAGTGGCTGTCACTTTGTATGAAGAAACTGAAGCAAGCCAACAACGCCGAGCCCGTCTTGCCGAAGAGCGAAAAATGGCAGCCATTGCTATCCAACACGATCACCGAAAACCCGACAAACATGCTCGTCGTAAAATGCAGAAGTTCAAACGAGGAGACTTCGAATGA